In one window of Nesterenkonia sandarakina DNA:
- the ssb gene encoding single-stranded DNA-binding protein produces MSETITVRGFLGGEVDEFITPQGLPISNFRLGCTPRRYDRKTERWVNGETNWYTVSAFRQLAQNVKSSLSKGDPVLVTGRLRVRQWENEKGQRGTSVEIDAEAVGHDLTFGSGSFTRLGGSSSGEDSSRGGTGEHAETAGESSGESPSSAADSVWGVAASSSDSGDSEHSPSTEEARETEKAPF; encoded by the coding sequence ATGAGCGAGACGATCACGGTGCGTGGATTCCTCGGCGGCGAGGTGGACGAGTTCATCACGCCCCAGGGACTGCCGATCTCGAACTTCCGTCTGGGGTGCACTCCTCGGCGCTATGACCGCAAGACCGAACGCTGGGTGAACGGGGAGACCAACTGGTACACGGTCTCGGCCTTCCGGCAGCTGGCCCAGAACGTGAAGAGCAGCCTGAGCAAAGGAGACCCGGTGCTGGTGACGGGTCGGCTGCGCGTGCGGCAGTGGGAGAACGAGAAGGGTCAGCGCGGGACCTCGGTGGAGATCGACGCCGAGGCGGTGGGCCATGACCTGACCTTCGGCTCGGGGTCCTTCACCCGACTGGGCGGGTCCAGCTCCGGGGAGGACAGCTCCCGCGGCGGGACCGGGGAACACGCGGAGACCGCGGGTGAGTCATCGGGCGAGTCCCCAAGCTCGGCCGCGGACTCGGTCTGGGGCGTAGCCGCCAGTTCCTCCGACTCGGGGGACTCGGAGCACAGCCCGAGCACCGAGGAGGCGCGAGAGACGGAGAAGGCCCCGTTCTGA
- the ettA gene encoding energy-dependent translational throttle protein EttA, which produces MAEFIYTMISARKKVGDKVILDDVTMSFYPGAKIGVVGPNGAGKSTILKIMAGLDEPSNGEARLSPGYSVGILMQEPALNEDKSVLGNVQEGVGEIYGKLQRFNQISEEMANPDADFDALMAEMGTLQEAIDAANAWDLDSQLEQAMDALRCPPPEADVSVLSGGERRRVALCKLLLSKPDLLLLDEPTNHLDAESVLWLEQHLADYEGAVLAVTHDRYFLDHVAQWICEVDRGRLYPYEGNYSTYLEKKQARLKVQGKKDVKMAKRLSEELEWVRSNAKGRQTKSKARLNRYEEMAAEAERTKKLDMDEIQIPPGPRLGTQVIEAENLQKGFDDRQLIDGLSFSLPRNGIVGVIGPNGVGKSTLFKTIVGMEELDGGKLAVGDSVKLSYVDQSRAGIDPDKSLWEVVSDGLDFIHVGAVEMSSRAYVSAFGFKGPDQQKKAGVLSGGERNRLNLALTLKQGGNLLLLDEPTNDLDVETLGSLENALLDFPGCAVVISHDRWFLDRVATHILAWEGTDEDPANWYWFEGNFESYEQNKVERLGDDAARPHRVTHRRLTRD; this is translated from the coding sequence ATGGCAGAGTTTATTTACACGATGATCAGCGCCCGCAAGAAGGTGGGCGACAAGGTCATCCTCGATGACGTCACCATGTCCTTCTACCCCGGCGCCAAGATCGGCGTCGTCGGTCCCAATGGTGCCGGCAAGTCCACCATCCTCAAGATCATGGCCGGGCTCGACGAGCCCTCCAACGGCGAGGCACGTCTGTCCCCGGGGTACTCCGTGGGCATCCTGATGCAGGAGCCGGCCTTGAACGAGGACAAGTCCGTCCTGGGCAACGTCCAGGAGGGTGTCGGTGAGATCTACGGGAAGCTGCAGCGCTTCAATCAGATCTCCGAGGAGATGGCCAACCCGGACGCCGACTTCGACGCCCTGATGGCGGAGATGGGAACCCTGCAGGAGGCCATCGACGCCGCCAATGCCTGGGACCTGGATTCGCAGCTGGAGCAGGCCATGGATGCGCTGCGCTGCCCGCCCCCGGAGGCTGACGTCAGCGTGCTCTCCGGTGGTGAGCGCCGCCGCGTGGCGCTGTGCAAGCTGCTGCTCTCCAAGCCGGACCTGCTGCTGCTCGATGAGCCCACGAACCACCTCGACGCTGAGTCCGTGCTCTGGCTCGAGCAGCACCTTGCCGACTATGAGGGTGCCGTGCTCGCCGTGACGCACGATCGCTACTTCCTGGATCACGTCGCCCAGTGGATCTGTGAGGTCGACCGCGGTCGCCTCTACCCCTATGAGGGCAACTACTCCACCTATCTGGAGAAGAAGCAGGCTCGTCTGAAGGTCCAGGGCAAGAAGGACGTCAAGATGGCGAAGCGACTCTCCGAGGAGCTGGAGTGGGTGCGCTCCAACGCCAAGGGCCGCCAGACCAAGTCCAAGGCCCGTCTGAACCGCTACGAGGAGATGGCCGCCGAGGCCGAGCGCACCAAGAAGCTCGACATGGACGAGATCCAGATCCCACCGGGTCCGCGCCTGGGCACCCAGGTGATCGAGGCCGAGAACCTGCAGAAGGGCTTCGACGACCGTCAGCTCATCGACGGGCTGTCCTTCTCGCTGCCGCGCAACGGCATCGTCGGAGTGATCGGCCCCAACGGCGTCGGCAAGTCCACGTTGTTCAAGACCATCGTGGGCATGGAAGAGCTCGACGGCGGCAAGCTCGCTGTGGGCGACTCCGTGAAGCTCTCCTACGTCGATCAGTCCCGTGCCGGGATCGATCCCGATAAGAGCCTGTGGGAGGTCGTCTCCGACGGGTTGGACTTCATCCACGTCGGCGCTGTGGAGATGTCCTCGCGGGCCTATGTCTCGGCCTTCGGGTTCAAGGGACCGGACCAGCAGAAGAAGGCCGGCGTGCTCTCCGGCGGTGAGCGTAACCGGTTGAACCTTGCGCTGACGCTGAAGCAGGGCGGTAACCTGCTGCTTCTCGATGAGCCCACCAACGACCTCGACGTGGAGACCCTGGGCTCCTTGGAGAACGCGCTGCTGGACTTCCCCGGCTGCGCCGTGGTCATCTCGCACGATCGCTGGTTCCTGGACCGTGTGGCCACCCACATCCTGGCCTGGGAGGGCACCGATGAGGACCCTGCCAACTGGTACTGGTTCGAGGGCAACTTCGAGTCCTACGAGCAGAACAAGGTGGAGCGCCTCGGTGACGACGCGGCCCGCCCGCACCGGGTGACCCACCGCAGGCTCACCCGCGACTGA
- a CDS encoding peroxide stress protein YaaA — MLIFLPPSEGKTPPADPGAPPMDLDRLTLPELETARRTVMDALIQISGTEQAREVLGVGEKVMPQVRANTELAHAPAAPAHAIYTGVLFEALDPASLSAEQLERASRQVLIFSGLFGVTSLTDEIPAYRLSMGVALSAPGTGQGPGAAPAHSAPGRLGRFWKSALHQPLSELIGDQLVVDCRSSSYAQAHRPAPEQTLMVNAFTEREGQRKVITHFAKHARGLLAGMLLRADGAEPGTIDDVAELASQRWRVELRPATGRSPHQLDLID, encoded by the coding sequence GTGCTGATCTTCCTGCCGCCCTCCGAGGGCAAGACGCCTCCGGCCGATCCCGGCGCCCCGCCGATGGACCTGGACCGCCTCACCCTGCCCGAGCTCGAGACCGCACGCCGCACCGTGATGGATGCGCTGATCCAGATCAGCGGCACGGAGCAGGCACGCGAGGTCCTCGGCGTGGGGGAGAAGGTGATGCCGCAGGTACGCGCCAATACCGAGCTGGCGCATGCTCCCGCGGCGCCGGCGCATGCGATCTACACCGGGGTGCTCTTCGAGGCGCTGGACCCCGCCTCGCTGAGCGCCGAGCAGCTGGAGCGGGCCTCCCGGCAGGTGCTGATCTTCTCGGGCCTGTTCGGGGTGACGTCACTCACCGATGAGATCCCCGCCTACCGACTCTCCATGGGGGTGGCTCTGAGCGCACCCGGAACCGGTCAGGGCCCCGGCGCCGCGCCGGCGCACTCCGCGCCCGGGCGGCTGGGCCGCTTCTGGAAGAGCGCCCTGCACCAGCCGCTGTCCGAGCTCATCGGGGATCAGCTGGTCGTGGACTGCCGTTCCAGCTCCTACGCCCAGGCGCACCGGCCTGCGCCGGAGCAGACCCTGATGGTCAACGCCTTCACCGAGCGGGAGGGTCAGCGCAAGGTCATCACGCACTTCGCCAAACATGCCCGCGGCCTGCTTGCGGGAATGTTGCTGCGCGCCGACGGAGCAGAGCCTGGAACCATCGACGACGTCGCCGAGCTCGCCTCCCAGCGGTGGCGGGTGGAGCTGCGCCCCGCCACCGGGCGCTCCCCGCACCAGCTGGACCTGATCGACTGA